The following are encoded together in the Plasmodium malariae genome assembly, chromosome: 1 genome:
- the PmUG01_01017500 gene encoding importin-7, putative produces the protein MNNILSTEKLCEMLEGSISASKEKRTACEEYLKQVTKVDGYIHVILNIVKSINIIDDNIRVSASIFLKNSIKNNYDALKKEDICTLTKDIYESLLYLEMKDKQLYTQLFEIMKILIHNYFSEIFPILDHILNDINQRKDMRKLYVSLYCLKLIFKKLKIKKKENNELYTEILNKYFYPIINCLCDLSSLDINNNDVSEILSIICKIYYYVNDSFLIKEVIILEYMDNYFSLFDFILKNEIVLTNYVDDENYMKKLPQFKCKRNVLDIITRLFSRYVNTNYNKFNSAITEKFCDNFLNKWLCPFFEDFIIILQRYHKNKKTLTDECLVYILQGLSYGVENAMIYKNYIKNNFDFLVRNIIFPLLCYNDEDIEKLLYDEYDYTMNIFNTYVVEDKKVSATSFIKDLTRYRGVKHISDLFLLCENIITTYNQNYNIIYSTNSSTNDITAMHAEPSSDMLEHLLHNDFCKYKYGALKILECLYSRLCDKKRNMNIEHFLKTFVENDLNSPNYLLCYQSIVTYCCFIKKVQHFNDINGLIHNYEIVLNHMSSSSLFIRVTSASYIKKFFKIKNDYLKNAIIKTIPILIERLLNVIKEVKCEYIVMTLDNLAYNFKDHITPYVNDVVIALCTSFVFLVNKKDIEENQNNSLESNIRYNGTTSPYNMMSENSLIKQKYGSNNDNSKNEKKKNENDDLDINSVILSILTAILSLLDSVDEGNKEQIYKNTISYLYVVVDETFKSPSIDYLEEALSLLTNITFYLDIDEQVYMRFEKLYDIFYFNTDENLKIQELNMIRSNPQLILSTELIVTDKNTDAYFYDFIFDLSFSIGVFDNIISKATEYFINMYSERYYMKYIHMIYRLGIFALHSKIVKSSCKLFFILFEATVKIRGVDELIIPVLTAFSMKLFKHDEIYTMKNQLKKESMENNDVDDNSVCSEFDEDILSKTSIEYIKKLFYSIIIYDVEKFFLFFNNMNKTNYILLFLSNLTDVKINSTRKLYILAMSTILDNIHNTSISRHINEVNSFILNLVNVANVYYENKNSKESTEKSFDSETASADENSEVDIDENEDATNEKAFKLIKTIEALEKKNDLGIKLKNNVSLENLDSVSRESEHMNTYNKNNVNNDNIVENNDNCDGKKGLYNDNNSSAKNFNKQIERHLNEEEDDQDDDDDDDDAYYDYDDCSDYSNEDYRKGFFDDINALKILYDTTANFYNKYENIYNNDILGKIKYLVDADLSTQLQEQTN, from the coding sequence ATGAACAATATTCTGAGTACAGAAAAGTTGTGTGAGATGTTGGAAGGATCAATAAGTGcgtcaaaagaaaaaaggacgGCATGCGAAGAATATTTAAAGCAAGTTACCAAAGTAGATggatatatacatgtaattctaaatattgttaaaagtattaatataatagatGATAATATTAGAGTATCAgcttccatttttttaaaaaatagtattaaaaataattatgatgcACTTAAGAAAGAAGATATATGCACTCTAACTAAAGACATATATGAAAGTTTGTTATACCTAGAAATGAAAGATAAACAATTATACACGCAGTTGTTTgagataatgaaaatattaattcataattatttttctgaaATATTTCCTATACTAGACCATATATTAAACGATATAAATCAACGAAAAGATAtgagaaaattatatgtaagtTTATATTGTttgaaattaatttttaaaaagttaaaaattaaaaaaaaagaaaataatgagttatatacagaaattttaaataaatatttttatcctaTAATAAATTGCTTATGTGATTTAAGTTCACTtgacataaataataatgatgtcagtgaaatattaagtattatttgtaaaatatattattatgtaaatgatagttttttaattaaagaagttattatattagaatatatgGATAACTATTTTAGtttatttgattttattttaaaaaatgaaatagtCCTTACAAATTATGTGGatgatgaaaattatatgaagaaaTTACCGCAGTTTAAATGCAAACGAAATGTTCTTGATATAATAACTCGACTTTTTTCAAGATATGTAAATACAAATTACAACAAATTTAACAGTGCCATTACGGAAAAGTTTTGTgataactttttaaataaatggtTATGCCCCTTCTTTGAagattttattatcatactTCAAAGGTAtcataagaataaaaaaacattaacaGATGAATGTTTAGTCTATATATTACAAGGCTTATCATATGGAGTAGAAAATGcaatgatatataaaaattatataaaaaacaatttcGACTTTTTAGTAAGAAACATAATATTTCCACTACTATGTTATAATGACGAAGATATTGAAAAATTGCTTTATGATGAATACGATTACacaatgaatatatttaacacTTACGTTGTAGAAGATAAAAAAGTAAGTGCTACATCGTTTATAAAAGATTTAACAAGATATAGAGGAGTAAAACATATATCAGATCTTTTCCTCTTAtgtgaaaatattataactacgtataatcaaaattataatattatatatagcaCGAACAGTAGTACTAATGACATTACTGCTATGCATGCCGAGCCAAGCAGTGATATGTTAGAACATCTACTACATAAcgatttttgtaaatataaatatggaGCATTAAAAATACTGGAATGCTTATATAGTAGGTTAtgtgataaaaaaagaaatatgaacattgaacattttttaaaaacttttgTTGAAAATGATTTAAATAGTCCCAATTATTTACTCTGTTATCAATCTATTGTAACATATTGctgttttataaaaaaggtacAACATTTTAATGATATCAATGGATTGATACATAACTACGAAATAGTGTTAAATCATATGAGCAGCTCGAGTTTGTTCATACGAGTAACAAGTGCGtcttatattaaaaaattctttaaaattaaaaatgactATTTGAAAAATGCAATTATTAAAACAATACCTATATTAATTGAACGCTTATTAAATGTTATCAAGGAAGTCAAGTGCGAATATATCGTTATGACATTAGATAACTTAGCATACAATTTTAAGGATCATATTACTCCGTATGTAAACGATGTGGTAATAGCCTTGTGTACTAGTTTTGTATTTTTAGTTAATAAGAAAGATATAGAGGAAAATCAAAACAATTCATTAGAATCTAATATACGATATAACGGAACAACTAGTCCATACAACATGATGAGTGAAAATTcgttaataaaacaaaagtatGGATCAAATAATGACAATAGCAAGaatgaaaagaagaaaaatgaaaatgatgacTTAGATATCAATTCAGTTATTTTGTCAATATTAACAGCTATATTAAGTCTTCTCGATTCCGTGGATGAAGGAAATAAGGAACagatatacaaaaatacCATATCCTATTTATATGTAGTAGTAGACGAAACGTTCAAATCGCCCTCTATCGATTATTTAGAGGAAGCCTTGTCCCTCTTAACTAACATAACATTCTACCTAGATATAGATGAACAAGTGTATATGcgatttgaaaaattatatgatatattttattttaacacagatgaaaatttaaaaatacaagaaCTGAACATGATTAGAAGCAATCCACAGTTAATACTAAGTACCGAATTGATTGTTACAGATAAAAATACagatgcatatttttatgattttatatttgatttATCCTTTTCTATAGGAGTGTTTGAcaatattatttctaaagcgactgaatattttattaacatgtaTAGTGAAAGGTactatatgaaatatatacatatgatatATAGATTAGGTATATTTGCATTACATTCTAAAATTGTCAAAAGTAgttgtaaattattttttatcctaTTTGAAGCAACTGTTAAGATAAGAGGAGTTGATGAACTTATCATTCCTGTGTTAACTGCATTTTCTATGAAACTTTTTAAACATGATGAAATATATACCATGAAGAATCAGTTGAAAAAAGAATCCATGGAAAATAATGATGTTGATGACAACAGTGTATGTAGTGAATTTGACGAAGACATATTAAGTAAAACAAgtattgaatatattaaaaaattattttattctattattatatacgaTGTAgagaaattttttctttttttcaataatatgaataaaactaattatattttattatttttgtctAATTTAACCGatgtaaaaattaacagTACGAGGAAATTGTATATACTAGCTATGAGTACAATCCTAGATAACATACATAACACCTCCATTAGTAGACACATAAATGAAGTtaactcttttattttgaatttagTTAATGTAgcaaatgtatattatgaaaataaaaattcaaaagaaTCAACTGAAAAATCATTTGATTCAGAAACTGCATCAGCTGATGAAAATAGTGAGGTAGACATTGATGAAAATGAGGATGCCACTAACGAAAAGGCTTTTAAGCTAATTAAAACTATAGAAGCTctggaaaagaaaaatgactTAGGAATTAAACTAAAGAACAATGTTTCCCTTGAAAACTTAGACAGCGTTTCGAGGGAAAGCGAACACATGAACACGTACAATAAAAACAACGTGAATAATGACAACATCGTGGAGAATAATGATAATTGTGATGGTAAGAAAGGTCTTTATAATGACAATAACAGCAGTGCGAAGAATTTTAACAAACAAATAGAAAGGCATCTTAACGAAGAGGAGGATGACCAAGATGacgatgatgatgatgatgatgctTACTACGATTATGACGACTGCTCAGACTACAGTAATGAAGATTATAGAAAGGGATTTTTTGACGATATTAACGCCCTTAAAATTCTGTACGACACAACAGCAAActtttacaataaatatgaaaatatatacaataacgATATATTGGGTAAGATTAAGTATTTAGTGGACGCTGACCTGAGCACACAGCTACAGGAGCAGACAAACTGA
- the RPL37 gene encoding 60S ribosomal protein L37, putative: MGKAGKGTGSFGKRNGKSHFLCIRCGKRSYHLQKKRCASCGYPSAKKRKFNWSVKAKRRNTMGTGRLRYIKTLRRKLKNKFPEGSTPKPKQR, translated from the coding sequence ATGGGTAAGGCAGGCAAGGGAACAGGATCCTTTGGTAAGCGAAATGGGAAGAGTCATTTTCTTTGCATAAGATGTGGAAAGAGAAGTTAtcatttacaaaaaaaaagatgtgCTTCTTGTGGCTACCCTAGTgctaaaaaaagaaaatttaactGGTCAGTAAAAgcaaaaagaagaaatacaATGGGTACTGGTAGGttaagatatattaaaactttGAGAAGAAAactgaaaaataaattcccTGAGGGAAGTACACCAAAACCTAAGCAGAGATGA
- the PmUG01_01017700 gene encoding conserved Plasmodium protein, unknown function has protein sequence MLKDEQVDEKAEKEKCENEYNVLLECLDKYNRKWPMCQNELKTFRACYNESEKNNTIEKKDRKS, from the exons ATGTTGAAag ACGAACAAGTAGACGAGAAGGCTGAAAAGGAGAAATGCGAAAATGAGTATAATGTTCTCTTGGAGTGCTTGGACAAATATAACAG AAAATGGCCGATGTGCCAAAATGAATTAAAGACGTTCCGTGCATGTTATAACGAAagcgaaaaaaataataccattgaaaaaaaggatagGAAGAGTTAG
- the PmUG01_01017800 gene encoding conserved Plasmodium protein, unknown function codes for MNTTSNEDVNNKDNPKEVKKRKKRKKKIIIDVRKKVLRKNEFLSEHIINQNGHKENLPSKEYTNNTTSSKKATSKNGQKSNTEPLKKVLFFDKEYNIREIGRCQISDLLLNRVQKK; via the exons atgaataccACATCAAATGAAGATGTTAACAATAAGGACAATCCAAAAGaggttaaaaaaagaaagaaacgaaaaaaaaaaatcatcatAGATGTTcgaaaaaaagttttacggaaaaatgaatttttgagtgaacatataataaatcaaaatgGTCATAAGGAAAATTTACCAAGTAAAGAGTATACCAATAATACCACAAGCAGTAAGAAAGCTACTAGTAAAAATGGACAAAAGAGTAATACTGAacctttaaaaaaagttttgttttttgatAAAGAGTACAATATCAGAGAG ATTGGACGATGCCAGATATCTGACCTTCTTCTAAACCGAGTgcagaaaaaataa
- the PmUG01_01017600 gene encoding conserved Plasmodium protein, unknown function, which yields MHCPFTLFYFVTLLFKLFSFAIRNYKKYKVRTYIALSAQRGPKYYLFRSSCEEINILSVEKNAKLLQPFLIRSIDDNGYDDNGYDDNGYDDNGDSENGDSENGDDKDDITYEDIKEYLKKNKIDDYETDDGKKEIMKIINYIPTLKNENAFFSKFGYVNGEKKSMEYYFNEMKKLKEEKQKKNYNILNFILSYFLKKGRNFNGSTAINKYKNIQSYYYYINTLINHREAALTVPYGELSRKDNLFSNKALCKFISFYLKNVYIIKYVCFACLSGTLTYAMKTMIRRIKLENLFLLENHINLISYFKNMHIYKIGLFCLLINFLCINKYNQYFSITEEFFSILFSHYFFYEGINNLNKRSIEEFMSKFNYTLDDILICLNDIFSQYLNKVIYIDEMMDDNTISNINSFLSLYHTLFRNNIENIKSITNLILNKYYAYCINKDNSNKDALSRLYYIFYIISLKFKYDIVDVHKLNIIRENTYSIPFFCRSNKLSSYVFLDRISEHLGVKENAIIDCLLERMKGDYRDYIISVLDSKRYSNNVFEDVNKMNFITLDTRVIEEVNLSIFVKMVKRIIEEEHYESVYVQPNQTGQRKAVVREDEKEKGKQKESYQENYENREREGGTHDKYTPEHNVQDKDNSNNLIYPQKDIYLKNGEEPVLTYKHDANRTNNTMKGNSDSSDVQRKESKEDETNGEGDDQTNIDKEDEISYEGDNEAAYEEEEDVEAIDKQDDFTFLDTDENLYKNLEESVDYIVEDSTKKSVGKDKVEGDHLEKKRKELSEKEQLLKKLNDIYFLRKYFIIDKHFTDKYLEKYLYQYMYKEYKIFINNLIFKKMKNKNDNLFFLKRGITLSNRATEYIIKNIIINFVIKTKENINIFLKLENINKCLKLVVNLINVYKKVKKKRKYLKVSHNIFNLDYSFSWNRHSENNMANTDGYDQNNGEQYFYENDDETMETMEAVQLGGRGKQGKRQSEDDDMRSGVMQNGGMQSGGMQSGGMQSGGMQSGGMQRDDMQIDDMQSGGMQRDDMQIDDMQMDDIHAYDNGRESFMHDVQVPEEQLKHNLHKDDFSDEVGNKEILLLEDRKKLYEEFVLKYMKNESERKMFKIIFNVDYDYIDKEIEDNIIKRFLEKVTSQNLNDLKNMDDNLKIIGNENLFNYKNFNFNEFLEKDKSQRSHKQDNLYVANYIIKKQDIFECIDDETFEDICKKMYINKLLVLKENIYNSRKDLYFYEIILNIKNAQEIHDLYLIDEYEKMINDIIKTNILNKNYGNIKNLYLKKIINFLNISEEQAADVELCCIFKQTHSIFSTIKENFYIYKSDSHFINNINEILLIYNNFNLIKKEGEKYYVKFSLIEPNYNLVHRIIERYVLYVIDIINDENRLIYKENIFKLTRILNVDHSVISDISTKIYEKYIKSQDLNAINNMDSFFTFLFNMNSKEQNKIVLNHLKKKLEYYMTSSDSCQEKLKNSYDLLTFINNNLKLKKNIFDLSSLSTEMIYEFLTFCIDDYLHRKKTESFIVSQNDYINNLNKFLSKIKTFIKGQEESFHLTNILNTLKRDTIKKAIDFLDKFKYDMCIEEIYNLIKLQMVNSNINFADVDIEKRKKLVNIFSYQNISDEKKFLFLDILNKTLL from the exons ATGCATTGCCCCTTTACCCTGTTCTATTTTGTAACGTTATTATTTaagcttttttcttttgcaataagaaattataaaaaatataaagtaagaACCTATATTGCTTTATCAGCACAAAGGGGTCCTAAGTATTACTTGTTCAGAAGCAGTTgtgaagaaataaatattttatctgttgaaaaaaatgcaaaattacTTCAGCCTTTTCTCATACGAAGTATAGATGATAATGGGTATGATGATAATGGGTATGATGATAATGGGTATGATGATAATGGGGATAGTGAAAATGGGGATAGTGAAAATGGGGATGATAAGGATGACATCACGTACGAGGATATTAAagagtatttaaaaaaaaacaaaatagatgATTATGAAACAGACGATGgaaagaaagaaattatgaaaataattaattatatacctactctaaaaaatgaaaatgcctttttttccaaatttgGCTATGTGAATGGGGAAAAGAAATCCAtggaatattattttaacgaaatgaaaaaattaaaagaagaaaagcaaaagaaaaattacaacattttaaattttattctgtcttattttttaaaaaaaggacgAAATTTTAATGGATCTACTGCTATTAACAAATACAAAAACATACAGTCTTATTACTACTACATAAATACTCTAATAAATCATAGGGAAGCGGCGCTCACAGTTCCATACG GGGAACTCTCAAGGAAGGACAATCTATTCTCGAACAAGGCGTTGTGCAAGTTCATATcgttttacttaaaaaatgtttatattataaaatatgtgtgCTTCGCCTGCTTGAGTGGAACACTAACATATGCAATGAAGACTATGATAAGGAGAATTAAACTcgaaaatttatttcttttagaaaatcatataaacttaatatcctattttaaaaatatgcatatatataagataggattattttgtttattgaTTAACTTcttatgtattaataaatacaatcAGTATTTTTCAATAACAGAAGAATTTTtctctatattattttcacattactttttttatgaaggtataaataatttaaataagagAAGCATAGAAGAATTTATGAGTAAATTTAACTATACTTTAGATGATATACTAATTTGCctaaatgatattttttcgcaatatttaaataaagtaatatatattgacgAAATGATGGATGATAATACTATTTCGAATATTAATAGTTTTCTATCCTTGTATCATACGCTATTCAGAAacaatatagaaaatataaaaagcatTACTAATCTTattctaaataaatattatgcttactgtataaataaagataacTCAAATAAAGATGCACTTTCAAGATTGtactacattttttatattatcagtCTTAAGTTTAAGTATGACATTGTAGATGTGCACAAGTTGAACATCATTAGGGAGAATACGTACAGTATTCCATTCTTCTGTAGGAGCAACAAACTTTCTAGTTACGTTTTTCTCGATCGTATTTCGGAGCATCTGGGA GTAAAGGAGAATGCAATTATTGATTGTCTTTTAGAAAGGATGAAAGGTGATTACAGggattatataatttctgtACTTGACAGCAAGCGTTACTCAAACAATGTTTTTGAAGAcgttaataaaatgaattttataacTCTAGATACTCGTGTAATAGAAGAAGTCAACTTGTCAATTTTTGTCAAAATGGTCAAACGTATTATTGAAGAGGAACATTATGAGTCTGTGTATGTTCAACCGAATCAGACGGGGCAGAGAAAGGCAGTAGTTAGAGAAGATGAGAAAGAAAAAGGCAAACAAAAGGAGAGCTATCAAGAGAATTATGAAAACAGAGAAAGAGAGGGGGGGACGCACGACAAATATACACCTGAGCATAATGTACAAGATAAGgataattcaaataatttgaTATATCCACAGAAGGACATCTATCTGAAGAATGGTGAAGAACCCGTTTTAACATACAAACATGATGCTAATAGAACTAATAATACTATGAAAGGTAATAGTGATAGTAGCGATGTCCAGAGGAAAGAGAGTAAGGAAGATGAAACGAACGGTGAGGGAGATGATCAGACAAACATTGATAAGGAAGATGAGATTTCATATGAGGGGGATAACGAAGCTGCCTATGAAGAGGAGGAGGATGTTGAAGCCATTGATAAGCAGGACGATTTTACATTCTTAGATACGGATGAAAACCTGTATAAAAACTTAGAAGAAAGTGTCGATTATATAGTAGAGGATAGTACGAAAAAATCCGTCGGTAAGGATAAAGTTGAGGGAGATCATCTAGAAAAGAAGAGGAAAGAACTAAGTGAAAAAGaacaattattaaaaaagttgaacgatatatattttttaagaaaatatttcattattgaCAAACATTTTACagataaatatttagaaaagtatttatatcaatatatgtataaagaatataagatattcattaataatttaattttcaaaaagatgaaaaataaaaatgacaatttattttttttgaaaagagGTATAACTCTGTCAAATAGGGCtactgaatatattataaaaaatattattatcaacTTTGTAATAAAgacaaaagaaaatattaatatttttttaaaacttgaaaatataaataaatgtttaaaattaGTTGTAAACctaataaatgtttataaaaaggtaaagaagaaaaggaagTACCTCAAGGTCAGTCACAATATCTTCAATTTGGATTACTCATTTTCATGGAATAGGCATAGTGAAAATAACATGGCTAATACAGATGGATACGATCAAAATAATGGAGAACAATATTTCTACGAGAATGATGATGAAACGATGGAAACTATGGAAGCAGTGCAATTAGGTGGGCGAGGAAAACAGGGTAAACGACAGTCAGAAGATGATGATATGAGAAGTGGAGTTATGCAAAATGGAGGTATGCAAAGTGGAGGTATGCAAAGTGGAGGTATGCAAAGTGGAGGTATGCAAAGTGGAGGTATGCAAAGGGACGATATGCAAATAGACGATATGCAAAGTGGAGGTATGCAAAGGGACGATATGCAAATAGACGATATGCAAATGGACGACATACATGCCTATGATAATGGGAGGGAGTCTTTCATGCATGACGTGCAGGTCCCAGAAGAACAGTTAAAACACAACTTACACAAAGATGATTTTTCCGATGAAGTaggaaataaagaaattcttttattagAGGATCGGAAAAAGTTATATGAAGAATTCGTGTTAAAATACATGAAGAACGAGTCGGAAAggaaaatgtttaaaattatttttaacgtAGATTACGATTATATAGACAAAGAAATTGAAgacaatattataaaaaggtTTTTAGAAAAGGTTACTAGTCAAAATTTAAacgatttaaaaaatatggatgacaatttaaaaattataggtaatgaaaatttatttaattataagaattttaattttaatgaatttttagaaaaagataaatcaCAGAGAAGTCATAAACAAGACAACTTGTATGTTGCcaattacataataaaaaaacaggATATCTTTGAATGCATTGATGATGAAACTTTTGaagatatatgtaaaaaaatgtatataaataaactacTAGTTTTAaaagagaatatatataatagtagaaaagatttatatttttatgaaattattttaaatataaaaaatgcacaAGAAATACATGATTTGTATTTAATTGACGAATATGAAAAGATGattaatgatattataaaaacaaatattttaaataaaaattatggaaatattaaaaatttatatttaaaaaaaattataaattttttaaatatatctgaAGAGCAAGCAGCAGATGTCGAACTCTGTTGTATATTTAAGCAGACTCATTCAATATTTAGTACAATTAAGGaaaacttttatatatacaaaagtgattctcattttattaataatattaatgaaatattgcttatatataataactttaatcttataaaaaaagagggtgaaaaatattatgtgaAGTTTTCCTTAATTGAACCAAACTACAATTTAGTACACAGAATAATAGAGAGATATGTCCTATACGTAATAGACATCATCAATGATGAAAACAGGTTAATCTATAAGGAGAACATTTTCAAATTAACGAGAATTCTAAACGTTGACCATAGCGTCATTAGTGATATATCCACTAAAATATACGAG AAATACATCAAAAGTCAAGACCTAAATGCTATCAACAACATGGACTcctttttcacatttttatttaacatgAATTCAAAggaacaaaacaaaatagttttaaaccatctaaaaaaaaaactggaATATTACATGACGTCTAGTGATAGTTGCCaggaaaaattgaaaaattcgTACGATTTGTTAACCTTCATAAACAACAATTTGAAActgaagaaaaatatatttgatttatCCTCACTGAGTACTGAGATGATATATGAGTTTTTAACCTTCTGCATCGATGACTATCTGCATAGGAAAAAGACGGAATCGTTTATCGTATCACAAA ACGATTACATAAACAACTTGAACAAATTTTTAAGCAAAATTAAGACGTTCATAAAAGGACAAGAGGAAAGTTTTCACCTGACGAACATTCTAAACACTTT GAAAAGGGACACCATCAAAAAGGCTATAGATTTTTTGGATAAATTCAAATATGAC ATGTGCATAGAAGAAATATACAACTTAATCAAATTGCAGATGGTTAATAGCAATATTAATTTTGCAGACGTAGATAttgaaaaaaggaagaaattg gttaatatattttcctacCAAAATATTAGCGATGAGAAGAAATTCCTCTTCTtggatattttaaataa gacCTTATTATGA